The following coding sequences lie in one Arachis stenosperma cultivar V10309 chromosome 5, arast.V10309.gnm1.PFL2, whole genome shotgun sequence genomic window:
- the LOC130979665 gene encoding uncharacterized protein LOC130979665, with protein MQDPRIPLSEEFLKNKPKKKKFSNQKASLFQLQGNNTKEEVHAPISSKPGQKGSKRHLMTEVSPPFAKQEGSNSDSFPDSSAAGNEYRALRRKYLLLEDESFLLGKELREIEDEVKTLEDEKIALLDQLVVMEGLVDPSEIHS; from the coding sequence ATGCAAGATCCAAGGATTCCTTTGTCAGAGGAGTTCTTGAAAAATAaaccaaagaagaaaaaattttcaaaccAAAAGGCATCTTTGTTTCAATTGCAAGGGAATAATACCAAGGAAGAGGTACATGCTCCTATATCATCAAAACCAGGACAGAAGGGTTCTAAAAGACATTTGATGACTGAAGTCTCACCACCTTTTGCAAAACAAGAGGGTTCCAACTCAGATTCTTTTCCAGATTCCTCTGCAGCTGGAAACGAGTACCGGGCATTGAGGCGGAAGTATCTGTTGCTGGAAGATGAGAGCTTTTTATTAGGGAAAGAGCTAAGAGAGATTGAAGATGAAGTAAAGACTCTTGAAGATGAGAAAATTGCACTGCTGGATCAACTTGTTGTAATGGAAGGTCTTGTTGACCCGTCAGAGATACACTCCTAG